Proteins from a single region of Candidatus Bathyarchaeota archaeon:
- a CDS encoding heavy-metal-associated domain-containing protein, which yields METPSKDQEVTFKLEGMGCSCEAKIVEKRLKALKGIKTYNINPISNWLKITFDSSLVTTDTIKKEIGKCGITASPIKK from the coding sequence ATGGAAACCCCAAGTAAAGACCAAGAAGTAACTTTCAAACTCGAAGGCATGGGTTGCTCTTGCGAAGCAAAAATCGTAGAAAAACGCCTAAAAGCACTAAAAGGAATAAAAACCTACAACATCAATCCAATCTCTAACTGGCTAAAAATAACTTTTGATTCTTCCCTTGTCACAACAGACACTATCAAAAAAGAAATCGGCAAATGCGGAATCACTGCTTCACCAATCAAAAAATAA